GTTGTGCTTGACAACTCCTCAACCCTCGAAGCTTTATATCAGCAAGTCGATAAGGCTTTAGGAATATAAGAAATCGCCGACCAAATGCCCCTAACCTTACTCTGCCATTTCTCCACCCACAACTACATTGCGAATTCTCAAACTAGGACCGCCGCAACCCACAGCTAGTCCACTCTGACCACCCTTACCACACCCGCCCGACTCATCCCAATAAAAATCATCGCCGATCGCTTCAATATCTGCCAGCGTCGTAAAAACATTACCCGATAAGTTAACATCTCGCACAGGCTCCGCGATTTTGCCATCTCGAATCATCCAGGCTTCTCCAGCTCCAAAGGTAAACATTTCACCATTAGTCATGCCGCCAATCCAGTTGCGGGCATAAACTCCCTCCTGAATACCATTGAATAACTCGTCTACTGGAGTTTTACCCGACTCAATCCAAGTATTTGTCATCCGCACGATAGGCGGATAGTGATAGTTGAGGCAACGAGCATTACCTGTGGGAAGTTCTCCTAATTTCCCAGCTGTCTCACGGGAATGTAAGCGTCCTACTAAGACCCCGTCCTGAATTAACTGGGTAGTGGTAGCAGGAACCCCCTCATCATCGTAAAAATAACTGCCACGGTGCCCTTCAGAAGCCGCCCCATCAAAAATTTGCAGATCCGGCGACCCAAACCGTCGCCCCAATGTCATCACCTCTAAAATATCGGGGTTCTCATAAACCATATCGGCTTCCGAAAGGTGTCCAAAGGCTTCATGGACAAACAAACCCGAGAGAATAGGATCAATCACGACGGTATAAACATTGCCCTTGACAGCAGGCATGCTCAAAGCACTAACAGCGCGTTGACCTGTGTGGCGAACTTGATTGTCTAGATTTTCTAAGTCGTTGTAGGCTTTACGGGAGCCTATAGTTTCTCGTCCAGTCTGCACAGTTTCGCCATTGCGAGCAGTAGCAGCGAAACGCATTTCCAGATCAATCCAGGATTGCTGAATCAAAGTGCCGTCGGATGTGGCAAGAATGATGCGCTGAGCGCTATCGCTATAGCGAACTGAGGTAGTGGCAATACGATCATCAACACTCCGCAAAATTTCGGAATAGTGACTACAAAGGGCTTTTTTTTGAGCAAGGAGAATATGACGCGGATCGGTGCCATGAAGGGGCAAATGACAAATATCTTGGATAGTAGGAACTGGGGCAAGGCAGGTTTCTTCATCCCCGACCAAACGAGCAGCAGCGATCGCCTCTTCAATTCTTTCTCTAAGATTGGTCAACCGATTAAAGCTAGCAAACCCCCAACCTCCTTTATGGCAAGCCCTAACCTGTCCTCCAATAGAAATGCCTTCACTCAAAGTTTCTACTTTATTGCTGCGCAACAAGATATCCGTACCCTCTGCTTCTTCCAACCGAATTGCCAGGTAA
The Timaviella obliquedivisa GSE-PSE-MK23-08B DNA segment above includes these coding regions:
- a CDS encoding TldD/PmbA family protein, with translation MSTLFTDSTNLLADLIAQYRSQVDYLAIRLEEAEGTDILLRSNKVETLSEGISIGGQVRACHKGGWGFASFNRLTNLRERIEEAIAAARLVGDEETCLAPVPTIQDICHLPLHGTDPRHILLAQKKALCSHYSEILRSVDDRIATTSVRYSDSAQRIILATSDGTLIQQSWIDLEMRFAATARNGETVQTGRETIGSRKAYNDLENLDNQVRHTGQRAVSALSMPAVKGNVYTVVIDPILSGLFVHEAFGHLSEADMVYENPDILEVMTLGRRFGSPDLQIFDGAASEGHRGSYFYDDEGVPATTTQLIQDGVLVGRLHSRETAGKLGELPTGNARCLNYHYPPIVRMTNTWIESGKTPVDELFNGIQEGVYARNWIGGMTNGEMFTFGAGEAWMIRDGKIAEPVRDVNLSGNVFTTLADIEAIGDDFYWDESGGCGKGGQSGLAVGCGGPSLRIRNVVVGGEMAE